One Streptosporangium sp. NBC_01495 DNA window includes the following coding sequences:
- the nuoN gene encoding NADH-quinone oxidoreductase subunit NuoN → MNGTIQPPVIEYALLSPMLLVFGAAIIGVLVEAFAPRYLRKSIHMPLTLLALLGAFLMTVLNAVNGLPDAPAAMGSVAVDGPSLFIWGIILVLALVSTLLINDEEQFVAQAAAVPGSPDEEEAILSGYAQTEVYPLLLFSVGGMLLFASANDLLIMFVGLEVMSLPLYLLCGLARRRRLLSQEASVKYFLLGAFSSAFFLYGMALIYGYAGSVDLKAISAALSATSGQETLLLIGTALLGIGLLFKIGAAPFQAWKPDVYQGAPTAVTALMASTVLVAAFGAVLRVFWVALGGLEWNWKPVMWGVAILTMIVGAVLAITQTEIKRMLAYSSIAHAGFLLTGVVAIGAAEQNAQALSAILFYLAAYGFTTVGAFAVVTMVRDAGGEAGHLSRWAGLGKRSPILAGIFAFFLLAFAGIPLTSGFFGKYAVFSAAVAGDALPLVVVGVVSSAIAAFFYVRVIVLMFFSEPSADGPSIAAPTVGTSAVVALAAAATVVLGVFPQPVLDLADQAASALFIR, encoded by the coding sequence GTGAACGGCACCATCCAACCCCCAGTGATCGAGTACGCGCTGCTCTCGCCGATGCTGCTCGTCTTCGGCGCGGCCATCATCGGCGTGCTGGTCGAGGCGTTCGCGCCCCGCTACCTGCGCAAGTCGATCCACATGCCGCTCACGCTGCTCGCCCTGCTCGGCGCGTTCCTGATGACGGTGCTCAACGCCGTCAACGGCCTGCCGGACGCCCCGGCGGCGATGGGCTCGGTCGCGGTGGACGGGCCGTCCCTGTTCATCTGGGGCATCATCCTCGTTCTGGCCCTGGTCAGCACGCTCCTGATCAACGACGAGGAGCAGTTCGTCGCGCAGGCGGCGGCGGTGCCGGGAAGCCCCGACGAGGAGGAGGCGATCCTCAGCGGGTACGCCCAGACCGAGGTCTACCCGCTGCTGCTGTTCTCGGTCGGCGGCATGCTGCTCTTCGCCTCCGCCAATGACCTGCTGATCATGTTCGTCGGCCTTGAGGTCATGTCCCTGCCGCTGTACCTGCTCTGCGGCCTGGCCCGCCGACGCCGCCTGCTCTCGCAGGAGGCGTCGGTCAAGTACTTCCTGCTCGGCGCGTTCTCCTCGGCCTTCTTCCTGTACGGGATGGCCCTGATCTACGGTTACGCCGGGTCGGTGGACCTGAAGGCCATCAGCGCCGCGCTCAGCGCGACGAGCGGCCAGGAGACACTGCTGCTGATCGGTACCGCGCTGCTCGGCATCGGCCTGCTCTTCAAGATCGGAGCCGCGCCGTTCCAGGCGTGGAAGCCTGACGTCTACCAGGGCGCGCCCACCGCGGTCACCGCTCTGATGGCCTCCACCGTGCTCGTCGCGGCCTTCGGAGCCGTTCTCAGGGTCTTCTGGGTGGCTCTGGGCGGTCTTGAGTGGAACTGGAAGCCGGTCATGTGGGGCGTCGCGATCCTGACGATGATCGTCGGCGCGGTCCTGGCCATCACCCAGACCGAGATCAAGCGGATGCTCGCCTACTCCTCGATCGCGCACGCGGGCTTCCTGCTCACCGGTGTCGTCGCGATCGGCGCCGCCGAGCAGAACGCGCAGGCCCTCTCGGCCATCCTGTTCTACCTGGCCGCGTACGGCTTCACCACGGTCGGCGCCTTCGCGGTCGTCACCATGGTCCGCGACGCGGGAGGCGAGGCCGGGCACCTGTCCCGGTGGGCCGGCCTGGGCAAGCGCTCCCCGATCCTGGCGGGTATCTTCGCCTTCTTCCTGCTGGCCTTCGCCGGCATCCCGCTCACGAGCGGCTTCTTCGGTAAGTACGCCGTTTTCTCGGCGGCGGTCGCCGGTGACGCCCTGCCGCTGGTCGTCGTGGGTGTGGTCAGCTCGGCGATCGCGGCGTTCTTCTACGTCCGCGTCATCGTGCTGATGTTCTTCAGCGAGCCCTCCGCCGACGGGCCGTCCATCGCGGCGCCCACGGTGGGCACCTCGGCTGTGGTCGCCCTGGCGGCAGCGGCTACGGTAGTGCTCGGGGTCTTCCCGCAGCCGGTGCTCGATCTCGCGGATCAGGCTGCGTCCGCGCTGTTCATTCGCTAG
- a CDS encoding NADH-quinone oxidoreductase subunit M, protein MPWLSTLMAVPVLGAVGVSLVKSDKLAKQLALVVSLVVLALTVVLAVRFDPASETRFQFAEVYEWIPRFGVHYGVGVDGIALVLIALSAVLVPIVILASWHDADGSGAAAPPKRSVKTYFALLLVLEAMMIGVFAATDVFLFYVFFEAMLIPMYFMIGSYGGAQRSYAAVKFLLYSLFGGLLMLVAVIALYVVAGKNTFMFPELIAAVQDPTTQKWLFAGFFIAFAVKAPLWPFHTWLPDAAAQAPAGAAVLLVGVLDKVGTYGMLRFCLELFPEASKFFTPLVIVLAVVGIVYGAVVAIGQTDMKRLIAYTSISHFGFIALGVFAMTSNAGAGATLYMVNHGFSTGALFLIAGFLIYRRGSSQIADYGGVQKVAPLLAGTFLIAGLSGLSLPGLSTFVSEFMVLLGTYERYPVPAIIATSGVVLAAVYILWMYQRMMTGAPKEPAFAVAGSPEEAAHVLPGSPKKPAFGMPDLDRREKFVVAPLIAVLLVLGFFPKPVLDVINPAVEKTLTSINIEQPKPAVADQKGAGE, encoded by the coding sequence ATGCCCTGGCTCTCGACCCTGATGGCCGTGCCCGTTCTGGGCGCGGTGGGTGTCTCCCTTGTCAAGAGTGACAAGCTCGCCAAGCAGCTGGCCCTGGTGGTCTCGCTGGTCGTGCTGGCGCTGACCGTTGTCCTGGCGGTCCGGTTCGACCCGGCCTCCGAGACGCGTTTCCAGTTCGCCGAGGTCTACGAGTGGATCCCGAGGTTCGGCGTCCACTACGGCGTCGGCGTCGACGGCATCGCCCTGGTGCTGATCGCGCTGTCGGCGGTGCTCGTGCCGATCGTGATCCTCGCCTCCTGGCACGACGCCGACGGCTCCGGGGCCGCGGCCCCGCCCAAGCGGTCGGTGAAGACCTACTTCGCGCTGCTGCTGGTGCTGGAAGCGATGATGATCGGCGTCTTCGCGGCGACCGACGTCTTCCTGTTCTACGTCTTCTTCGAAGCCATGCTCATCCCGATGTACTTCATGATCGGGTCGTACGGCGGGGCGCAGCGGTCCTACGCGGCCGTGAAGTTCCTGCTGTACTCGCTCTTCGGCGGCCTGCTCATGCTGGTCGCGGTGATCGCGCTCTACGTGGTCGCCGGGAAGAACACCTTCATGTTCCCCGAGCTGATCGCGGCCGTTCAGGACCCGACCACGCAGAAGTGGCTCTTCGCGGGCTTCTTCATCGCGTTCGCGGTCAAGGCGCCGCTGTGGCCGTTCCACACCTGGCTGCCCGACGCCGCCGCGCAGGCCCCGGCCGGCGCCGCGGTGCTGCTGGTGGGCGTGCTGGACAAGGTCGGCACGTACGGGATGCTCCGCTTCTGCCTGGAGCTGTTCCCCGAGGCGTCCAAGTTCTTCACCCCGCTGGTGATCGTGCTGGCGGTCGTGGGCATCGTCTACGGCGCGGTCGTGGCGATCGGCCAGACCGACATGAAGCGCCTGATCGCCTACACCTCTATCTCGCACTTCGGCTTCATCGCGCTGGGCGTCTTCGCGATGACCTCGAACGCGGGCGCGGGCGCGACCCTCTACATGGTCAACCACGGCTTCTCGACCGGCGCGCTGTTCCTGATCGCCGGCTTCCTGATCTACCGCCGGGGGTCCAGCCAGATCGCCGACTACGGAGGCGTGCAGAAGGTCGCCCCGCTGCTCGCGGGCACCTTCCTGATCGCCGGGCTGTCCGGGCTCTCCCTGCCGGGCCTGTCCACGTTCGTCAGCGAGTTCATGGTCCTGCTCGGCACCTACGAGCGCTACCCGGTCCCGGCGATCATCGCGACCAGCGGCGTCGTCCTGGCGGCCGTCTACATCCTGTGGATGTACCAGCGCATGATGACCGGCGCCCCGAAGGAACCGGCGTTCGCCGTGGCCGGCTCCCCGGAGGAGGCGGCGCACGTCCTGCCCGGCTCCCCGAAGAAGCCGGCGTTCGGTATGCCCGACCTCGACCGGCGTGAGAAGTTCGTGGTGGCCCCGCTGATCGCGGTGCTCCTGGTCCTGGGCTTCTTCCCCAAGCCGGTGCTCGACGTGATCAACCCCGCGGTGGAGAAGACGCTCACCAGCATCAACATCGAACAACCCAAACCCGCCGTGGCGGACCAGAAGGGGGCCGGCGAGTGA
- the nuoL gene encoding NADH-quinone oxidoreductase subunit L, with translation MIALPLLGAAVLLLGGRRTDRWGHLLGVAMSLGAFVVAVAAFVEILGLSPDQRRQGVALYQFIPGVADMGLLIDPLSISFALLITGVGSLIHIYSIGYMSHDVDRRRFFAYLNLFVAAMLLLVLADNYVALFIGWEGVGLASYLLIGFWQFKPSAAAAAKKAFIVNRVGDFGLLIAIFAVFTTFGTVAFGELSGETVRGALDSGAASQGTITAIGLLLLLGACGKSAQLPLQSWLLDAMEGPTPVSALIHAATMVTAGVYLVVRSGAFFEAAPTAQLVVTIVGVATLLAGAIIGCAKDDIKKGLAGSTMSQIGYMMLGAGLGPVGYAFAIAHLIGHGFFKANMFLGAGSVMHAMNDEVDMRKYGGLFSVMKVTAATFIVGYLAIIGFPLLSGYFTKDGIIETAMHQNPILGWLAVVGAGITGFYMSRMVFMTFFGKKRWADDAHPHESPSVMTVPLILLSIGSIVLGAFLVLDNRFMRFLAPAVGLPEELPGFHPFSVPGLATLALVAVGVVFAWFRYGAAEVPAVAPRGSFLTTFARRDLYGDALNEALFMRPGQWLARIAVFFDNRGIDGLVNGLAAGIGGTSGRLRRIQTGYVRSYALSILFGAAVVVGALLYVGNM, from the coding sequence ATGATCGCACTCCCGCTGCTCGGCGCCGCGGTCCTGTTGCTGGGCGGGCGCCGCACCGACCGCTGGGGACACCTCCTCGGCGTCGCGATGTCCCTGGGCGCCTTCGTGGTGGCGGTCGCCGCCTTCGTCGAGATCCTCGGACTGTCCCCGGACCAGCGCCGCCAGGGCGTCGCGCTCTACCAGTTCATCCCCGGCGTCGCCGACATGGGGCTGCTGATCGACCCGCTGTCGATCAGCTTCGCCCTGCTGATCACCGGTGTGGGATCGCTGATCCACATCTACTCGATCGGCTACATGTCGCACGACGTCGACCGGCGCAGGTTCTTCGCGTACCTGAACCTGTTCGTCGCGGCGATGCTCCTGCTGGTGCTGGCCGACAACTACGTCGCCCTGTTCATCGGCTGGGAGGGCGTGGGCCTGGCCTCGTACCTGCTCATCGGGTTCTGGCAGTTCAAGCCCTCGGCGGCGGCCGCGGCGAAGAAGGCCTTCATCGTCAACCGCGTCGGTGACTTCGGCCTGCTGATCGCGATCTTCGCGGTCTTCACGACGTTCGGCACGGTCGCCTTCGGCGAGCTGTCCGGCGAGACCGTCCGCGGGGCGCTGGATTCCGGCGCTGCCTCGCAGGGCACGATCACCGCGATCGGCCTGCTGCTGCTCCTGGGCGCCTGCGGCAAGTCGGCCCAGCTGCCGCTGCAGTCGTGGCTGCTGGACGCGATGGAGGGCCCGACCCCGGTCTCGGCCCTCATCCACGCGGCGACCATGGTCACCGCGGGCGTCTACCTGGTCGTCCGCTCGGGCGCGTTCTTCGAGGCCGCCCCGACCGCGCAGCTCGTCGTGACGATCGTCGGTGTGGCCACGCTGCTCGCCGGTGCGATCATCGGTTGCGCCAAGGACGACATCAAGAAGGGCCTCGCGGGCTCGACGATGTCGCAGATCGGCTACATGATGCTCGGCGCGGGCCTCGGCCCGGTGGGCTACGCGTTCGCCATCGCGCACCTGATCGGGCACGGCTTCTTCAAGGCCAACATGTTCCTCGGGGCGGGCTCGGTCATGCACGCCATGAACGACGAGGTCGACATGCGCAAGTACGGTGGGCTGTTCTCGGTGATGAAGGTCACCGCGGCCACCTTCATCGTCGGCTACCTCGCGATCATCGGCTTCCCGCTGCTGTCCGGTTACTTCACCAAGGACGGCATCATCGAGACGGCCATGCACCAGAACCCGATCCTGGGCTGGCTCGCGGTCGTGGGCGCGGGCATCACCGGCTTCTACATGTCGCGGATGGTCTTCATGACCTTCTTCGGCAAGAAGCGCTGGGCCGACGACGCGCACCCGCACGAGTCGCCCTCGGTGATGACCGTGCCGCTCATCCTGCTCTCGATCGGCTCGATCGTCCTGGGCGCCTTCCTGGTCCTGGACAACCGGTTCATGAGGTTCCTCGCCCCGGCGGTGGGCCTGCCCGAGGAGCTCCCCGGGTTCCACCCCTTCAGCGTCCCCGGCCTGGCCACGCTCGCGCTGGTCGCCGTCGGCGTCGTCTTCGCCTGGTTCCGCTACGGTGCCGCCGAGGTGCCCGCGGTCGCCCCGCGCGGCTCGTTCCTCACCACCTTCGCCCGCCGTGACCTGTACGGCGACGCGCTGAACGAGGCGCTGTTCATGCGCCCCGGCCAGTGGCTGGCCCGCATCGCGGTGTTCTTCGACAACCGCGGCATCGACGGCCTGGTCAACGGCCTGGCGGCGGGGATCGGCGGGACCTCCGGGCGGCTGCGTCGCATCCAGACCGGCTACGTGCGGTCCTACGCGTTGTCCATCCTCTTCGGTGCCGCCGTGGTCGTTGGCGCGCTGCTCTACGTAGGGAACATGTGA
- the nuoK gene encoding NADH-quinone oxidoreductase subunit NuoK, producing the protein MTTHYLVLSALLFAIGAVGVLVRRNAIVVFMCVELMLNACNLAFVTFARQQGNLDGQIIAFFVMVVAAAEVVIGLAIIVMIFRTRRSASVDDANLLKY; encoded by the coding sequence GTGACCACTCACTACCTGGTGCTCTCCGCGCTGCTGTTCGCGATCGGCGCCGTCGGTGTGCTGGTGCGGCGCAACGCGATCGTGGTGTTCATGTGCGTGGAGCTCATGCTCAACGCCTGCAACCTCGCGTTCGTCACCTTCGCCAGGCAGCAGGGCAACCTGGACGGCCAGATCATCGCGTTCTTCGTGATGGTGGTGGCCGCGGCCGAGGTCGTCATCGGCCTCGCCATCATCGTGATGATCTTCCGAACCCGCAGGTCCGCGTCGGTGGACGACGCCAACCTGCTGAAGTACTAA
- a CDS encoding NADH-quinone oxidoreductase subunit J produces MGETITFWVLAVVSVGAAFGLVFSRKAVYSALMLGVVMLSLAVLYAVQDAPFLAAVQIIVYTGAVMMLFLFVLMLVGVDSADSLVETIKGQRLWAAVAGLSFAALLALGVGNATYAAPTGLAGAVKEAGGNVPSLAQLIFTRYVFAFEVTSALLITAALGAMVLAHRERVRPKATQRDLARARFKGPQPSPLPGPGTYALHNAIDMPALLPDGTVAEKSINRVLARHEIEDGFAPTDPAKAALIKQVLEKDAAQGRDSDPDDEPVHVRDAALQQEDGK; encoded by the coding sequence ATGGGTGAGACCATCACGTTCTGGGTTCTCGCGGTCGTCTCGGTGGGGGCCGCCTTCGGGCTCGTCTTCAGCCGCAAGGCGGTCTACTCGGCCCTGATGCTGGGCGTCGTCATGCTGTCGCTGGCCGTGCTGTACGCGGTCCAGGACGCCCCCTTCCTCGCCGCGGTGCAGATCATCGTCTACACCGGCGCGGTCATGATGCTCTTCCTGTTCGTCCTGATGCTCGTCGGCGTCGACTCCGCCGACTCGCTGGTCGAGACGATCAAGGGACAGCGCCTCTGGGCGGCCGTCGCGGGCCTGAGCTTCGCGGCCCTGCTCGCCCTGGGCGTCGGCAACGCCACCTACGCCGCGCCCACCGGCCTCGCCGGGGCCGTGAAGGAGGCGGGCGGCAACGTGCCCTCCCTGGCGCAGCTGATCTTCACCAGATACGTCTTCGCCTTCGAGGTCACCTCGGCGCTGCTGATCACCGCCGCGCTCGGTGCGATGGTGCTGGCGCACCGCGAGCGCGTCCGGCCCAAGGCCACCCAGCGCGACCTGGCCCGCGCCCGCTTCAAGGGGCCGCAGCCCTCGCCGCTGCCGGGGCCCGGCACCTACGCGTTGCACAACGCGATCGACATGCCGGCCCTGCTGCCCGACGGCACGGTCGCGGAGAAGTCCATCAACCGGGTGCTCGCCCGGCACGAGATCGAGGACGGCTTCGCGCCGACCGACCCGGCGAAGGCGGCGCTCATCAAGCAGGTCCTGGAGAAGGACGCGGCACAGGGCCGTGACTCCGATCCGGACGACGAGCCCGTCCATGTGAGGGACGCGGCACTCCAGCAGGAGGACGGCAAGTGA
- the nuoI gene encoding NADH-quinone oxidoreductase subunit NuoI — protein MGATDWLNPIKGFGVTFHTMFKKVETVNYPEEQRPTAPRFHGRHQLNRWPDGLEKCIGCELCAWACPADAIFVEGADNTDEERFSPGERYGRTYQINYLRCILCGLCIEACPTRALTMTNEYDLADSSRESLIYTKEMLLSPLGPGMEAPPHAMRLGETEEDYYRLGRNNG, from the coding sequence GTGGGAGCAACTGATTGGCTGAACCCCATCAAGGGGTTCGGCGTGACCTTCCACACGATGTTCAAGAAGGTCGAGACGGTCAACTACCCCGAGGAGCAGCGGCCCACGGCTCCGCGCTTCCATGGCCGGCACCAGCTCAACCGCTGGCCCGACGGCCTGGAGAAGTGCATCGGCTGCGAGCTGTGCGCCTGGGCCTGCCCGGCTGACGCGATCTTCGTCGAGGGCGCGGACAACACCGACGAGGAGCGGTTCTCGCCGGGTGAGCGTTACGGGCGCACCTACCAGATCAACTATCTGCGGTGCATCCTGTGCGGCCTGTGCATCGAGGCGTGCCCGACACGGGCGCTCACGATGACCAACGAGTACGACCTCGCCGACAGCAGTCGTGAGAGCCTGATCTACACCAAGGAGATGCTGCTCTCGCCGCTCGGTCCCGGCATGGAGGCCCCGCCGCACGCCATGCGTCTCGGCGAGACCGAAGAGGACTACTACCGGCTGGGACGCAACAATGGGTGA
- the nuoH gene encoding NADH-quinone oxidoreductase subunit NuoH, with the protein MNARTLLAADPTLADFGKDPLWISIIKAAVIFIVLMLGVLFGVWFERKLISRMQNRYGPNRAGKFGLLQSVADGLKMGLKEDLMPRTVDKVIYFIAPVVLAVPAFLAFSVIPMGPMVSMFGVQTPLQLTDLPVAVLLVLAMASIGVYGIVLAGWGSRSPYSVLGGLRASAQVVSYEIAMGLSFVGVFLFAGTLSTSEIVAAQATGGVVTLFGVQFSMPSWYMILLIPSFLIYIVTMLGETNRVPFDLPEGEGELVGGFQTEYSNSLKFAVIMLAEYVNVFVVSAVSITLFMGGWRAPWPISMWDGANAGWWPLLWFFLKMVLVFSFFIWCRASLPRVRYDQLMALGWKILIPVNLAWILLVATVRALQLESVDRSLVLILAALVMIACLGIWWRFDSVLQRRKEAKAAQVEAEFEQLQAEPSAGGFPVPPLDLPHYHGVARKEVPSGSN; encoded by the coding sequence ATGAATGCCCGGACTCTTCTAGCGGCCGATCCGACCCTCGCCGACTTCGGCAAGGACCCGCTCTGGATCAGCATCATCAAGGCCGCCGTCATCTTCATCGTCCTGATGCTGGGCGTGCTGTTCGGCGTGTGGTTCGAGCGCAAGCTCATCTCCCGCATGCAGAACCGGTACGGCCCCAACCGGGCGGGCAAGTTCGGGTTGCTCCAGTCGGTCGCCGACGGTCTCAAGATGGGGCTGAAGGAAGACCTGATGCCCCGGACCGTCGACAAGGTGATCTACTTCATCGCCCCGGTCGTCCTGGCGGTCCCGGCCTTCCTGGCCTTCTCCGTCATCCCGATGGGCCCGATGGTCTCGATGTTCGGGGTCCAGACGCCGCTGCAGCTCACCGACCTGCCGGTCGCGGTGCTGCTGGTGCTCGCGATGGCCTCGATCGGCGTGTACGGCATCGTGCTGGCCGGTTGGGGCTCGCGCTCCCCCTACTCGGTGCTCGGCGGCCTGCGGGCCAGTGCCCAGGTGGTCTCGTACGAGATCGCGATGGGCCTGTCGTTCGTGGGCGTCTTCCTGTTCGCCGGGACCCTCTCCACCTCGGAGATCGTCGCGGCACAGGCGACGGGCGGGGTGGTCACCCTGTTCGGCGTGCAGTTCTCGATGCCCTCCTGGTACATGATCCTGCTGATCCCGTCCTTCCTGATCTACATCGTCACGATGCTGGGCGAGACCAACCGGGTCCCCTTCGACCTGCCCGAGGGCGAGGGCGAGCTGGTCGGCGGCTTCCAGACCGAGTACTCCAACTCGTTGAAGTTCGCGGTCATCATGCTCGCCGAGTACGTCAACGTCTTCGTGGTCTCCGCGGTCTCCATCACCCTGTTCATGGGCGGCTGGCGGGCCCCGTGGCCGATCTCCATGTGGGACGGGGCGAACGCCGGCTGGTGGCCGCTGCTGTGGTTCTTCCTCAAGATGGTGCTGGTCTTCTCCTTCTTCATCTGGTGCCGGGCCTCGCTGCCGCGCGTCAGGTACGACCAGCTGATGGCCCTCGGCTGGAAGATCCTCATCCCGGTCAACCTGGCCTGGATCCTGCTCGTCGCCACGGTCAGGGCCCTGCAGCTGGAGAGCGTCGACCGCTCGCTCGTGCTCATCCTGGCCGCGCTCGTGATGATCGCCTGCCTCGGGATCTGGTGGCGCTTCGACAGCGTGCTGCAGAGGCGCAAGGAGGCCAAGGCCGCCCAGGTCGAGGCCGAGTTCGAGCAACTCCAAGCCGAGCCGTCCGCGGGTGGCTTCCCGGTGCCGCCGCTCGACCTGCCGCACTACCACGGTGTAGCGCGCAAGGAGGTTCCCAGTGGGAGCAACTGA
- a CDS encoding NADH-quinone oxidoreductase subunit G, which yields MTVEATTPAQQVPVNLVTVTIDGFQVSVPKGTLIIRAAELLGIQIPRFCDHPLLEPAANCRQCLVDIPDAGNGRGFPKPQPSCAIEVAEGMVVQTQLTSPVAEKAQRGVMELLLLNHPLDCPVCDKGGECPLQNQAMSNGQGESRFTEKKRTFDKPVALSSEVLLDRERCVQCARCIRFSDEIAGDPLIDFFERGAKEQVATADGRPFESYFSGNTVQICPVGALTGAAYRFQARPFDLVSTPSACEHCASGCSLRTDHRRGKVTRRLAGDDPEVNEEWNCDKGRWAFTYATQPDRLRTPLVRDEEGRLVPASWPEAFAAAAKGLSAARGRAGVLVGGRLTVEEAYGYAKFARIALGTNDVDFRARPHSEEEARFLAHAVAGRGIEVRYADLEKAPAVLLAGFEPDEESPIVFLRLRKAARKKGLKVFSVAPFAGPGLAKMGGTLIPAVPGSETAVLDDLAAADALAAEAIRQPGAIILAGERLATVPGALSALLRLADSTGARLAWIPRRAGERGAVEAGALPNLLPIGRPVGDETARAEVARAWDVSSLPEAEGRDTTAMLAAALDGRIDALVVAGVDPYDLAAPQAALLALENTPFIVSLEQRASAVTDRADVVLPVAVVAEKSGTFVDWEGRGRTFEEALPVPGIMSDLRVISAIADAMDVHLGLPDPAAARRELSAIGAWRGPRAAAPEAAGRAAARPEAGEAVLASWHLLLDDGRLQAGEPYLAGTARPAVALVSESTAAESGLVDGGEIVVGTEYGSLSLPVRIADLPDRVVWLPANSAGRSVTRDLRAVAGDVVRVGASAGNAAPAATSQVTPGSAVSVAPVVAAPVTPGPASTVAGTVVGTDTGPDERATGTTAGEARAAGEANEER from the coding sequence ATGACCGTCGAAGCCACCACCCCGGCGCAGCAGGTGCCGGTGAACCTGGTCACCGTCACCATCGACGGCTTCCAGGTGAGCGTCCCGAAGGGCACTCTGATCATCCGGGCGGCCGAGCTGCTCGGCATCCAGATCCCCCGGTTCTGCGACCACCCGCTGCTGGAGCCGGCCGCCAACTGCCGCCAGTGCCTGGTGGACATCCCCGACGCCGGCAACGGCCGGGGGTTCCCCAAGCCGCAGCCCTCCTGCGCGATCGAGGTCGCCGAGGGCATGGTCGTCCAGACCCAGCTCACCTCCCCGGTCGCCGAGAAGGCGCAGCGCGGCGTGATGGAGCTGCTGCTCCTGAACCACCCGCTCGACTGCCCGGTCTGCGACAAGGGCGGCGAGTGCCCGCTGCAGAACCAGGCGATGTCCAACGGCCAGGGCGAGAGCCGCTTCACCGAGAAGAAGCGGACCTTCGACAAGCCCGTCGCGCTCTCCTCCGAGGTGCTGCTCGACCGCGAGCGCTGCGTCCAGTGCGCGCGCTGCATCCGCTTCTCCGACGAGATCGCCGGCGACCCGCTCATCGACTTCTTCGAGCGCGGGGCCAAGGAGCAGGTCGCCACCGCCGACGGCCGCCCGTTCGAGTCCTACTTCTCCGGCAACACCGTGCAGATCTGCCCGGTGGGCGCGCTGACCGGTGCCGCGTACCGCTTCCAGGCCCGCCCGTTCGACCTGGTCTCCACGCCCAGCGCCTGCGAGCACTGTGCGAGCGGCTGCTCCCTGCGCACCGACCACCGGCGCGGCAAGGTCACCCGCCGCCTGGCCGGGGACGACCCCGAGGTCAACGAGGAGTGGAACTGCGACAAGGGCCGCTGGGCCTTCACCTACGCGACCCAGCCGGACCGGCTGAGGACCCCCCTCGTCCGTGACGAGGAGGGACGCCTGGTCCCGGCCTCCTGGCCCGAGGCGTTCGCCGCGGCGGCCAAGGGCCTGTCCGCGGCGCGCGGGCGCGCGGGCGTGCTGGTCGGCGGTCGCCTCACCGTCGAAGAGGCGTACGGGTACGCGAAGTTCGCCCGGATCGCCCTCGGCACGAACGACGTCGACTTCCGCGCCAGGCCGCACTCCGAGGAGGAGGCGCGGTTCCTGGCGCACGCCGTCGCGGGCAGGGGCATCGAGGTCCGCTACGCCGACCTGGAGAAGGCGCCCGCGGTGCTCCTGGCGGGCTTCGAGCCCGACGAGGAGTCGCCGATCGTCTTCCTGCGCCTGCGCAAGGCGGCGCGGAAGAAGGGACTGAAGGTCTTCTCGGTCGCGCCGTTCGCCGGTCCCGGGCTGGCCAAGATGGGCGGCACCCTGATCCCGGCGGTGCCGGGCTCGGAGACCGCCGTCCTGGACGACCTGGCCGCCGCGGACGCGCTCGCCGCCGAGGCGATCAGGCAGCCGGGCGCGATCATCCTGGCCGGTGAGCGGCTCGCCACCGTGCCGGGCGCGCTGTCGGCGCTGCTGCGGCTCGCCGACTCCACCGGCGCCCGTCTCGCCTGGATCCCGCGCCGCGCCGGTGAGCGCGGGGCCGTCGAGGCCGGGGCGCTGCCGAACCTGCTGCCGATCGGCCGCCCGGTCGGCGACGAGACCGCCCGCGCCGAGGTGGCCAGGGCGTGGGACGTCTCCTCCCTGCCCGAGGCCGAGGGCCGCGACACCACCGCCATGCTGGCGGCGGCGCTCGACGGCCGGATCGACGCCCTCGTCGTCGCCGGTGTCGACCCCTACGACCTGGCCGCGCCGCAGGCCGCACTGCTCGCCCTGGAGAACACCCCGTTCATCGTGAGCCTGGAGCAGCGCGCCAGCGCGGTCACCGACCGCGCCGACGTGGTGCTCCCCGTCGCCGTGGTGGCCGAGAAGTCGGGCACCTTTGTAGACTGGGAGGGACGCGGGCGCACCTTCGAGGAGGCGCTCCCGGTTCCGGGGATCATGAGTGACCTGCGGGTCATCTCCGCCATCGCCGACGCCATGGACGTGCACCTCGGCCTGCCCGACCCCGCCGCCGCCCGCCGCGAGCTCAGCGCGATCGGCGCGTGGCGCGGCCCCAGGGCCGCCGCCCCGGAGGCGGCCGGCCGGGCCGCCGCCAGGCCGGAGGCCGGAGAGGCCGTCCTGGCCAGCTGGCACCTGCTGCTCGACGACGGCCGACTGCAGGCCGGGGAGCCGTACCTGGCGGGCACCGCCCGCCCGGCCGTGGCGCTGGTGTCGGAGTCCACCGCGGCCGAGTCCGGCCTGGTCGACGGCGGCGAGATCGTCGTCGGCACCGAGTACGGCTCGCTGAGCCTGCCCGTGCGGATCGCGGACCTGCCCGACCGGGTGGTGTGGCTGCCGGCCAACTCCGCGGGCCGCTCGGTCACCCGGGACCTGCGCGCCGTCGCCGGTGACGTGGTCAGGGTCGGCGCCTCCGCCGGGAACGCCGCGCCCGCCGCCACGAGCCAGGTCACGCCCGGCAGCGCCGTTTCGGTCGCGCCCGTCGTCGCCGCCCCGGTCACGCCCGGTCCGGCGAGTACCGTCGCGGGCACCGTCGTGGGCACTGACACGGGGCCCGACGAGCGTGCCACCGGCACGACGGCCGGCGAGGCACGTGCCGCCGGCGAAGCTAACGAGGAGCGGTAA